In a genomic window of Trichoderma atroviride chromosome 4, complete sequence:
- a CDS encoding uncharacterized protein (EggNog:ENOG41~antiSMASH:Cluster_4.1), with product MLDEENIPESQISRLQKRKLIVAQSITVNHPFTYIAGKHVHLSVSRLDFLFKSEAFRYASNPVFDASHVDAALSMASVFPRCEDEPLFLNAVVFSIIETMNRGTLKMEGLSIQGKIVQLMNKQLRSRPETLSPGVIGAIMLLKSTAYRTRNIAAHDVHTRGLSEILKLFKNKGHCLTPTVLRAAFWLDLNATIVVGSKRQMSHLDLPQKISWQREERLQFWHLLPVGFARHSHVLPNDLLACIVDIVELQATLFARNLPQTPQTSKFHKLDAMQASIESRLAFQVQECRQHGVVAEAIRLATG from the exons ATGTTAGATGAGGAAAACATCCCGGAGTCTCAAATTTCACGATTACAGAAGCGTAAATTGATTGTGGCACAGTCAATTACCGTCAATCATCCCTTTACATATATTGCTGGAAAGCACGTTCATCTGTCCGTGTCTCGTCTGGACTTTTTGTTCAAATCTGAAGCTTTCCGATATGCCTCCAACCCTGTTTTCGATGCGAGTCATGTTGACGCAGCTCTGAGTATGGCATCAGTCTTTCCTCGATGTGAAGACGAGCCTCTCTTTCTCAACGCTGTTGTCTTTTCAATAATAGAGACTATGAATAGAGGAACTCTCAAGATGGAAGGACTATCAATTCAAGGGAAAATCGTCCAATTGATGAATAAGCAACTTAGGTCTCGGCCAGAGACTCTTTCGCCTGGTGTTATTGGCGCCATCATGCTCCTCAAGTCGACTGCCTACAGAACTCGTAACATTGCTGCGCATGATGTTCATACACGTGGCTTGTCAGAGATTTTGAAACTATTTAAAAACAAGGGCCACTGTCTTACGCCCACTGTACTGCGAGCAGCATTTTGGCTCGACCTCAACGCGACTATAGTCGTGGGCAGCAAACGACAGATGTCTCACCTGGACTTGCCACAAAAGATAAGCTGGCAGCGTGAAGAGCGCCTACAGTTCTGGCATTTGCTGCCAGTGGGTTTTGCTCGACATAGCCATGTGCTGCCTAACGATCTTCTTGCCTGCATCGTAGATATTGTCGAGCTGCAAGCGACACTGTTTGCAAGAAACTTGCCGCAGACGCCGCAGACATCTAAGTTTCATAAGCTAGATGCTATGCAGGCGTCTATCGAGTCTCGCCTGGCATTCCAAGTCCAAGAATGTCGACAACATGGAGTTGTCGCCGAAGCTATCCGACTTGCA ACTGGCTGA
- a CDS encoding uncharacterized protein (EggNog:ENOG41~SECRETED:SignalP(1-18)~antiSMASH:Cluster_4.1), with amino-acid sequence MQFLAVLPLLYTAAAALGINCRGNANCVGTPECRLSDLILQVSQQDPSTSYSPGQHIACCGIPGGNICAFTQGISNSITAGEALGMLQGLSSHGCGQCGSIPFKDNNVAEGQLTVNWTDH; translated from the coding sequence ATGCAATTCCTCGCTGTCCTTCCTCTCCTGTACACCGCTGCAGCGGCCCTTGGCATCAACTGTCGTGGAAACGCCAACTGCGTCGGTACACCCGAGTGCAGACTCTCCGATCTGATCTTGCAGGTCAGCCAGCAGGATCCCAGCACATCATACAGCCCTGGGCAGCACATTGCCTGCTGCGGCATCCCCGGCGGCAATATCTGCGCATTCACTCAGGGCATTAGCAACTCGATTACAGCTGGAGAAGCCTTGGGTATGCTACAGGGACTGTCCTCTCACGGCTGTGGCCAGTGCGGCAGTATTCCCTTCAAGGACAACAACGTCGCTGAAGGACAGCTGACTGTCAACTGGACTGACCACTAA
- a CDS encoding uncharacterized protein (EggNog:ENOG41~antiSMASH:Cluster_4.1), whose protein sequence is MASIVFHPQGCSSGSSLVTLVSAGSAGTGTCFFNDGAFPNSNPAGGYEIQGMPATVSVVITQGPPDGTTCGEEIIAIEHQNGCYDLPNLANRIWWQFCNTGIDCPGLSQRRSYPPPSMSKKAVTANEATKRTVDAGTQGVVHTDEKGDYLLNFAGQRVPILYRNETDLEGLELDDSPLQKRQSQTFTPPDNCVLDSGTCQSLADSGQLKALCVDCQLGVGNGVKASGSSMIDCRNSGGPCPVTFTDSVTVTDTISESITFGANIGDTGAEGEGVQGTASFGFGLSVSVATTHGTTQGLLIPQGKIGFVQFQPQARLGTVVTTSSKGNVCDSSGLNKICGAQPGILVSSSNDADGQYSIVLSS, encoded by the exons ATGGCATCGATTGTTTTCCATCCCCAAGGCTGTTCCTCTGGAAGTAGCCTTGTGACGCTGGTTTCAGCTGGCTCAGCGGGTACCGGTACATGCTTTTTCAATGATGGCGCATTCCCAAACTCCAATCCTGCCGGAGGATACGAG ATTCAAGGAATGCCGGCCACAGTGTCAGTTGTTATAACTCAAGGTCCACCTGATGGTACAACTTGCGGTGAGGAGATTATTGCTATCGAACACCAAAATGGATGCTACGATCTTCCAAATCTTGCCAACAGAATTTGGTGGCAATTTTGCAACACTGGAATAGACTGCCCTGGATTATCTCAGAGGCGCTCTTACCCGCCACCAAGCATGTCAAAGAAGGCGGTTACTGCCAACGAAGCAACCAAGAGAACTGTTGATGCCGGAACCCAAGGTGTAGTCCATACCGATGAGAAGGGCGACTATCTCCTCAATTTCGCCGGTCAACGTGTCCCGATTCTGTATCGCAATGAAACGGATCTCGAAGGTCTGGAATTGGATGATTCCCCTCTCCAGAAGCGACAAAGCCAGACATTCACCCCGCCCGACAACTGCGTCCTGGACTCCGGCACATGCCAATCTCTGGCTGATTCTGGTCAGCTAAAGGCTCTTTGCGTCGATTGCCAGCTGGGCGTAGGAAACGGAGTCAAAGCGTCAGGATCGTCAATGATTGACTGCCGAAACTCTGGTGGACCATGCCCAGTCACATTCACCGATTCGGTGACGGTAACCGACACAATCTCCGAAAGCATTACTTTTGGCGCCAATATCGGTGATACAGGCGCAGAGGGTGAAGGTGTCCAAGGAACTGCaagctttggctttggattGAGTGTTTCTGTCGCTACTACGCATGGTACAACCCAGGGCCTGCTGATTCCCCAAGGCAAGATTGGGTTTGTTCAATTCCAGCCTCAGGCTAGACTGGGCACTGTTGTTACGACAAGCTCCAAGGGAAATGTTTGCGACAGCTCAGGACTTAACAAGATCTGCGGAGCTCAGCCTGGTATTCTCGTCAGCAGTTCGAATGATGCTGACGGCCAGTACAGCATTGTTCTCAGCAGCTAA
- a CDS encoding uncharacterized protein (EggNog:ENOG41~antiSMASH:Cluster_4.1) yields the protein MPLWLSTLSHPSRIASQMVGVAGRSKACTTCKLRHVRCDARRPSCLCCEAGAITCLGYERPTVFIDQTNQIREMVTKPPSKIVKPQLAISHISEFDGVRVPSSVSIYHFHFRPLGVDFGDSFERQASRYDDVRAFMDKILLRHYTKLSCGSNRENPADLAVIPMLGTSAESVALYMCGKLAPNLTQVHQAFMLHGQTLDQLRAVISLQYHTNWQSVTASAPLLVVIMNMILYEWIAPTTQSAWKDHVHGLEALINNYGPAVFHQEPMKQVFEQARMHIVVAHLDDVQPTFLEEPAWQEVPWCDQPKAKSIVNYYIDILCCIPGLLEKKNRLSRGLDVDPDALRRSITRQIFRLYTKLLQVRWLWEVSNPSCCWEIPAGEKHPGTALPIETTAGQPLFESLLFFSSFQRAIETNLYNCCILFLCYMAFQLESLDELKQLPTSHLFGSSHSVSNLHRFSDSDTKCAKTTGHSIGITCSPYAHKTNPALAFPNELSTWNLAGYEICRSIEFMLQPNHGPAGAYFAMFPLRVAQLFIGPWSKNESGPKLNLFLQGQFTATMSAPGPISNETKEGSDVIHATAFRPTREFDNGNRKTKGNIKEKNDSALVSQWIRSIMGYIADVYGFSVTRSFN from the exons ATGCCCCTCTGGTTGTCCACACTATCGCACCCAAGTCGTATAGCTTCTCAAATGGTCGGTGTTGCAGGGCGTAGCAAAGCTTGCACTACATGCAAACTTCGTCATGTACGATGCG ATGCGCGTCGCCCATCCTGCCTATGTTGCGAAGCCGGTGCAATTACGTGCCTAGGATATGAACGGCCGACGGTATTTATTGACCAGACGAACCAGATCAGAGAAATGGTGACGAAGCCGCCAAGTAAGATTGTGAAACCACAGTTAGCCATATCTCATATATCCGAATTTGACGGAGTGCGAGTGCCATCTTCGGTATCTATTTACCATTTCCACTTCCGACCACTTGGCGTTGACTTTGGTGACTCATTTGAGCGTCAAGCCTCCAGGTATGACGACGTCCGGGCATTTATGGACAAGATTTTATTGAGGCACTACACTAAGCTCTCTTGTGGATCGAATCGCGAAAATCCTGCAGACCTAGCAGTGATTCCAATGCTTGGCACCTCTGCTGAATCGGTTGCGCTCTATATGTGCGGAAAACTTGCTCCAAACCTAACTCAAGTCCACCAGGCATTCATGTTGCATGGACAAACCTTGGATCAGTTAAGAGCTGTCATCTCCCTTCAATATCATACAAATTGGCAATCAGTAACTGCTAGTGCACCGTTATTAGTGGTCATCATGAATATGATTCTATATGAG TGGATAGCCCCTACAACTCAGAGTGCTTGGAAAGACCATGTTCATGGGCTGGAAGCTCTAATCAACAATTATGGTCCTGCTGTGTTCCATCAGGAACCTATGAAACAAGTTTTCGAACAGGCAAGAATGCATATT GTCGTTGCCCACCTGGATGATGTACAACCGACGTTTTTGGAAGAGCCAGCATGGCAAGAGGTTCCATGGTGTGATCAACCGAAAGCTAAATCGATTGTCAATTACTATATAGATATTCTTTGTTGTATTCCAGGTCTGTTGGAGAAAAAGAATCGACTGTCAAGAGGCTTGGATGTCGATCCAGATGCCCTCCGGCGTTCCATAACGCGCCAAATCTTCCGTCTTTATACAAAGCTACTTCAGGTGCGATGGTTGTGGGAAGTATCCAATCCTTCTTGTTGCTGGGAGATACCAGCGGGTGAAAAACATCCAGGCACGGCGTTACCTATTGAGACGACAGCAGGGCAACCCTTATTTGAATCGCTTTTATTCTTTAGCTCGTTCCAGAGAGCTATTGAGACGAACCTCTATAACTGCTGTATCCTCTTTCTCTGCTACATGGCATTCCAATTGGAGAGTTTGGATGAACTGAAACAGCTCCCAACATCTCATCTTTTCGGTTCTTCGCACAGCGTCTCAAATCTTCATCGATTTTCCGACAGTGACACTAAATGCGCAAAAACAACAGGGCACTCGATTGGCATCACATGCTCGCCATATGCGCATAAAACTAACCCGGCATTAGCATTTCCCAACGAACTGTCAACATGGAATTTAGCAGGCTATGAGATATGTCGGAGCATCGAATTCATGCTGCAGCCGAACCACGGACCTGCAGGAGCTTATTTTGCCATGTTTCCTCTCCGAGTTGCCCAGCTATTTATCGGACCATGGTCGAAAAATGAGTCTGGGCCCAAGCTTAATCTTTTCTTACAGG GGCAGTTTACCGCAACCATGAGCGCACCAGGACCAATATCTAATGAGACCAAAGAAGGGTCGGATGTCATTCATGCTACAGCATTCCGCCCGACGAGAGAATTTGACAACGGAAATCGCAAAACAAAGGGTAAcatcaaagagaaaaacgaTTCTGCCCTGGTGTCACAGTGGATTCGATCTATTATGGGCTATATAGCAGACGTATATGGATTCAGTGTGACTCGCAGCTTTAATTAA
- a CDS encoding uncharacterized protein (antiSMASH:Cluster_4.1~TransMembrane:5 (i73-93o127-150i171-188o433-452i464-489o)), which produces MDTNYGYTPRKPVQTTTSSIDFISQEGDPSASTLSGGQYNTAYTEASDWTHQPLLPLPPAAVKSHRRRLFWWAVRYAIVFIFIFVILLIPIIVLSDQGDVDDDAPIEDLIAAQRVNLGFYIALWLEITWVFAAFFDIIGLVLPYLFRFIARYVNSAHQRYWRVFKFMRRPICFLGTTIAAFVFFSAAIQDNPILLIDTDPDAWSDWNNVVSDVLQQLTLWMAFYLIEKVAISYIAIHYHYRRTGTTLERTKNIQQALIILYEASIYLHKVGDHTFSDEDAIIRNAKGDMKPSARVRLSSYFARLGLDSYKFVSLFGSLISDDSDSHWLRPGSSYATIERAWANPTAAAALARRIWLSLVPRGQYGLAERDIIEILGPNRATEAKSLFKAIDESDSGYIPLDDFVGMVTEAGQQKHHIFKTIADMDHCINTLDWLFLLIIAAVMIFFIMLLYVPAIKEIQSVLSSLAIGLSFAIGRTINHLLTGIIFIFFDHPFDSGDVVRLCTPNLKDGIVCTVKRQSLTYTVFRRLDSNSDLQISNEELVRKSIENFTRSEINKQSITMFLDFRTSFKDLNKLQAMLEAFVADNSRDYVPGTLAFNVTSLHELNKMEVRIVFTHRNNWSNERLRSMRSNKFHCNLIAACRQIPLFKPGALLPAPGENGNPLYTAQLSSSDVTANIQKEVQRRQGLRWDNEVKKEEIGAQSEESDEEVAAKIEAARKQAEVASEAKKTEKEAFQKVSRSVPQPQPVASSTGVNVPRGTSGLRLATRHTEEA; this is translated from the exons ATGGACACCAATTACGGATATACTCCACGGAAACCAGTGCAAACAACGACGTCTAGCATTGATTTCATATCGCAGGAGGGTGATCCGTCCGCTTCAACGTTATCTGGAGGTCAATACAACACGGCCTATACTGAGGCCTCTGATTGGACCCATCAGCCACTATTGCCGCTCCCACCGGCCGCAGTCAAGTCCCATCGAAGGCGACTCTTCTGGTGGGCTGTGAGATACGCTATAGtgttcatcttcatcttcgtcataCTGCTCATTCCAATCATTGTACTCTCTGACCAAGGGGACGTCGATGATGACGCACCGATTGAAGATCTTATCGCAGCTCAGCGTGTCAACCTCGGCTTCTACATAGCTCTATGGTTGGAGATTACATGGGTTTTTGCAGCATTTTTTGATATCATCGGTCTTGTCCTGCCATATCTTTTCCGGTTTATTGCCCG ATATGTCAATTCTGCTCATCAGCGGTACTGGCGCGTCTTTAAATTTATGCGCAGACCTATCTGCTTTCTTGGTACAACCATTGCTGCatttgtcttcttcagcgct GCTATCCAAGACAACCCCATATTACTTATTGACACGGATCCCGACGCATGGTCAGACTGGAATAACGTCGTTAGTGAtgttcttcagcagcttacCCTTTGGATGGCCTTCTACCTGATCGAAAAGGTGGCTATTTCCTATATTGCGATCCACTACCATTATCGACGCACTGGCACAACTTTAGAACGCACCAAAAACATCCAACAGGCGCTTATAATTCTATACGAAGCTTCCATATACCTTCACAAGGTCGGTGATCACACGTTTTCAGACGAAGATGCCATCATACGGAACGCAAAAGGCGATATGAAGCCCTCGGCTCGCGTACGCTTATCGAGCTATTTCGCCCGCCTTGGTCTCGATAGTTATAAATTCGTATCACTATTTGGCAGCCTCATCTCAGACGATTCGGATTCTCACTGGCTGCGTCCTGGCTCATCTTACGCAACTATAGAACGTGCTTGGGCCAATCCCACGGCCGCGGCGGCACTGGCTCGACGCATTTGGCTATCCCTTGTCCCAAGAGGTCAATATGGCTTAGCAGAGAGAGATATTATCGAGATACTGGGACCAAACCGCGCGACAGAGGCAAAATCTCTGTTCAAGGCAATCGATGAAAGCGATAGCGGCTACATCCCACTAGATGATTTCGTGGGAATGGTAACTGAGGCTGGTCAACAGAAGCATCACATATTCAAGACTATTGCCGATATGGACCACTGCATCAATACACTAGACTGGCTGTTTCTACTTATCATCGCGGCTGTCATGATCTTCTTCATAA TGCTGCTCTATGTTCCCGCCATCAAAGAAATCCAAAGTGTGCTATCATCtctcgccattggcctgTCGTTCGCCATTGGGCGCACTATAAACCATTTATTGACAGGCATcatttttatattttttgATCACCCTTTCGATTCCGGCGACGTTGTGAGGCTTTGCACTCCCAATCTGAAAGATGGGATAGTCTGCACGGTGAAGCGCCAGTCTCTGACTTATACAGTCTTCCGTCGATTGGATAGCAACTCAGACCTTCAGATATCTAATGAAGAACTGGTCCGAAAGTCCATTGAAAACTTCACAAGATCGGAGATTAACAAACAGAGCATCACCATGTTCCTCGATTTCCGCACCAGCTTCAAAGACCTTAATAAGCTACAAGCCATGCTCGAAGCTTTTGTTGCCGACAACAGTCGCGATTACGTACCTGGCACCCTGGCATTCAACGTCACATCTCTTCACGAGTTGAATAAAATGGAAGTGCGCATAGTATTTACACATCGGAATAACTGGTCCAATGAAAGGCTGCGATCGATGCGGAGCAATAAATTCCACTGCAATCTGATAGCAGCATGTCGCCAGATCCCTCTGTTCAAGCCTGGCGCATTACTACCCGCACCAGGCGAAAATGGAAATCCTTTGTATACTGCACAACTCAGCAGCTCTGATGTCACAGCGAACATCCAGAAGGAAGTGCAACGGCGACAAGGCCTAAGATGGGACAATGAggtgaaaaaagaagagattggaGCGCAAAGTGAAGAGAGTGACGAAGAGGTAGCAGCGAAGATCGAAGCCGCTAGGAAACAAGCAGAAGTTGCAAGtgaggcgaagaagactgAAAAAGAGGCGTTTCAAAAAGTCTCGAGATCTGTCCCACAACCGCAGCCAGTCGCTTCTAGCACTGGAGTCAATGTGCCGAGAGGGACATCTGGACTGCGATTAGCAACGAGACACACCGAAGAGGCCTAA
- a CDS encoding putative NRPS-like protein biosynthetic cluster (SMCOG1002:AMP-dependent synthetase and ligase~antiSMASH:Cluster_4.1) produces MYTISTSGSTGRPKGVMIEHRAWLTAAFAYGEDQELSSSSRVLQFASYAFDMSLMEIFTTLIFGGCVCVPTEEDRFDGIEKFVNEIGVNTLMLTPSYAKLLDPTAMPAVRMLVTGGEAVPSDLVKLWSPYVKIYIAYGPTEASIQSSGARIDIGSAAVPSGLLGRPTGCNLWIVDEDNHNKALLQGQTGELVIEGNTLARGYLGDDQKTAAAFVDMWTGSGVRRVFKTGDLVRQTDSGDIVFVGRKDTQAKVHGQRLELTEIEARLAPALAAGLKSCIEKAESPHFSNGGAIVVFLSETMQISGHANPEICWNQVETMLEMAVGMQAHLETVLPKSMVPSLYVPITFIPLTTSHKTNRLALRQLIQSLSSDELQKLRKADVTAAINRELTAEELALRELWATVLNMEPQVIGPDDNFIQLGGDSVASIKLISVARSRGITLTSALILSNPVLCVQARLAIDSGEGNPEQDIRPFELLGTRSNELRQTAAALCKLPIDEIEDVLPMTISQMRCYRPATRKNNRHSQ; encoded by the exons ATGTACACCATCTCCACGTCAGGAAGCACGGGTCGCCCGAAGGGAGTCATGATTGAGCACAGAGCCTGGCTAACGGCGGCCTTTGCTTATGGCGAAGACCAGGAGCTGAGCTCTAGCTCGAGAGTCTTGCAATTCGCCTCATATGCCTTTGATATGTCTCTAATGGAGATATTCACGACGCTCATTTTTGGCGGCTGCGTTTGTGTGCCGACGGAAGAGGACCGATTTGACGGAATAGAGAAGTTTGTCAACGAAATCGGCGTCAATACTCTGATGCTTACCCCGTCTTATGCCAAGTTACTAGATCCCACCGCAATGCCTGCTGTCCGCATGTTGGTCACTGGTGGCGAAGCAGTTCCAAGTGACTTGGTCAAACTATGGAGCCCCTACGTCAAAATCTACATTGCTTACGGCCCGACTGAAGCTTCGATACAATCTTCAGGAGCACGGATAGACATTGGATCTGCAGCTGTTCCGTCGGGCCTGCTTGGGCGCCCAACAGGCTGCAATCTGTGGATTGTCGATGAGGATAATCACAACAAAGCACTTCTCCAGGGCCAGACTGGGGAATTAGTCATTGAGGGAAACACATTGGCCAGAGGCTACCTCGGCGATGACCAGAAAACGGCGGCCGCTTTTGTTGACATGTGGACTGGGTCCGGCGTCCGGCGCGTGTTCAAAACAGGAGACTTGGTTCGACAGACCGACAGCGGCGATATCGTATTTGTTGGCCGCAAGGATACGCAGGCCAAGGTGCACGGACAGCGCTTGGAGCTGACCGAGATCGAGGCGAGGCTGGCCCCGGCTTTGGCTGCGGGGTTGAAGTCTTGTATTGAGAAAGCTGAAAGCCCCCACTTCAGCAATGGCGGTGCTATTGTGGTTTTCCTAAGTGAAACTATGCAAATATCGGGCCACGCCAACCCCGAGATCTGCTGGAATCAAGTGGAGACTATGTTGGAAATGGCTGTTGGGATGCAGGCGCATCTGGAAACGGTGCTACCCAAGTCCATGGTGCCATCTCTATACGTGCCGATAACCTTCATCCCTCTGACGACCTCGCACAAGACAAATCGTCTAGCACTGCGACAACTGATACAGTCTTTGTCTTCtgatgagctgcagaagctcagAAAGGCTGATGTTACTGCAGCCATAAATAGAGAGTTAACCGCTGAAGAGCTGGCTCTCAGAGAGTTATGGGCAACTGTACTCAATATGGAACCGCAGGTCATTGGGCCAGACGACAATTTCATCCAGCTTGGGGGCGATTCAGTGGCCAGCATCAAGCTAATATCAGTAGCCCGTAGCCGTGGTATTACGCTAACATCGGCCCTTATCCTCTCAAATCCGGTCTTGTGTGTGCAGGCTCGGCTTGCCATTGACTCTGGGGAGGGAAACCCTGAACAAGACATCAGACCATTTGAGTTGCTAGGAACTCGTTCGAACGAGCTTCGACAGACAGCTGCTGCACTCTGCAAGCTGCCGATTGACGAAATAGAAGATGTTTTGCCCATGACGATTAGTCAAATGAGGTG CTACAGACCTGCTACGCGCAAGAATAATCGCCACTCGCAATAA
- a CDS encoding uncharacterized protein (EggNog:ENOG41~TransMembrane:1 (i7-25o)~antiSMASH:Cluster_4.1~SMCOG1034:cytochrome P450), which produces MATILNSLPWLAAIGLLASLYYLWYRIFSYQGIPKTLAFANSDGSLLSRARSSLNSVLGVNSLLWAGYRDDGLISFLIFSRDITLFCPPEQLQWLLKQPDNVLSQRESNNEFLAAKHTFLNCVAADDHEWTFTVNLIKTMTTQLNNQTDDALDEIHAALDDLWGNDTSNWKQVDLFDVCLMLVSRVVSRIFVGLPLCRNPTYLASSTKFAKFILVEALLAQLTPKPLRPLLAPFLAQYDWIQFKRMDRCVNPVIRERAERFGKMAEEKPHPDQPNDLLSRLMKESFSRNDDPRRSQSQTTKLLAVLNWAAIQVQGITLENTLIDIAHSPQSAEIQRQLREEALTADGADPSVRWTRVQVSKMLKLDSVLTESLRLWGFSHGVIKVVVAKEGVDLPTGEHIPYGGKIGVGSYGVHHDEEIYPGESPFTFDPFRFLNEKAETQQLGTKFASTSGNYLAFSHGKYAW; this is translated from the exons ATGGCTACTATTTTGAATTCCTTACCTTGGCTGGCCGCTATTGGTCTTTTAGCCAGCCTATATTACCTATGGTACCGTATCTTCTCGTACCAGGGCATTCCAAAGACTCTAGCCTTTGCCAACTCTGATGGGTCTCTCTTGTCTCGAGCTCGATCTTCCTTGAATTCAGTTCTTGGAGTCAACAGTCTCTTATGGGCTGGTTACCGAGAT GACGGGCTTATATCCTTCCTGATATTTTCACGGGACATCACGTTATTTTGCCCCCCCGAGCAACTCCAATGGTTGCTCAAGCAGCCCGACAACGTGCTCAGCCAACGTGAGAGCAATAACGAGTTTCTCGCTGCGAAGCATACATTTTTGAACTGCGTCGCCGCTGATGATCATGAGTGGACATTTACCGTCAACCTTATCAAGACCATGACCACCCAATTAAATAACCAGACCGACGATGCCCTCGATGAGATCCACGCGGCATTAGACGACTTGTGGGGCAATGATACAAGCAATTGGAAGCAAGTTGATCTCTTTGACGTCTGCTTAATGCTGGTAAGTCGAGTGGTCAGCCGCATATTTGTCGGGCTGCCACTCTGCCGGAACCCGACATATCTTGCCAGCTCAACCAAGTTCGCCAAGTTCATCTTGGTCGAAGCCCTTCTCGCACAGTTAACACCCAAGCCTTTGAGGCCCCTTCTGGCCCCTTTTCTGGCGCAATACGACTGGATCCAGTTCAAGCGTATGGACCGCTGTGTCAACCCGGTCATTCGAGAGCGCGCAGAAAGGTTTGGTAAGATGGCGGAAGAAAAGCCACATCCGGATCAACCTAATGATCTCCTCTCTCGCCTCATGAAAGAGAGTTTTAGCCGCAACGATGATCCACGTCGTTCCCAAAGCCAAACCACAAAGCTCTTGGCCGTACTTAACTGGGCAGCCATTCAAGTTCAGGGTATTACTCTTGAGAATACACTGATCGATATAGCCCACTCGCCACAAAGTGCAGAAATCCAACGCCAACTGCGCGAAGAAGCTCTAACTGCTGATGGAGCCGACCCATCCGTACGCTGGACCCGAGTCCAAGTATCCAAGATGTTGAAGCTGGATAGTGTACTCACCGAAAGTCTTCGATTATGGGGATTCTCTCATGGCGTCATCAAAGTTGTGGTGGCCAAGGAAGGTGTTGATCTTCCCACAGGAGAACATATTCCCTACGGCGGGAAAATTGGCGTCGGAAGCTATGGCGTACATCATGACGAGGAAATCTACCCAGGAGAATCGCCATTCACGTTTGATCCTTTCCGGTTTTTGAACGAGAAGGCGGAAACACAGCAATTGGGAACAAAGTTTGCATCTACAAGCGGCAATTACTTGGCcttcagccatggcaaaTATGCTTGGTAA